The Vibrio rhizosphaerae genome contains the following window.
TTGTCAGCGTCCCGATCTTTCCGACCGCCAACGAAGACACGATTGATTACTGTCTCACTCACAGCGAATGTAAAGCGGCATTCATCGGCAAACTTGATGACGTAAGCGCAGTGATGGAAGTGCTGAACCACAAATCTGACTTAATCAGTATTTCCCTGCCGTACGATAGTGCTCCCCATTGTCAGCACCAGTACAACCAACTGATTCATGATCATCCGCCCTCGGCGTACCAACCGAAACATGATGCTCAATCACTGATGTCAATTGTTTATACATCCGGTACATCCGGTACCCCCAAAGGTGCAATGTTAAGTTATGGAGGCTTTGCTTGGTCAGTCAGTCAGTTAAGCCAGTGTATCGGCATCAAGCATCATGATCGGGTTTTCTCATATCTGCCGCTGGCTCATATCACGGAGCGCGTGTACATTTTTGGCTCTTCCATCTTCTGCGGATTACAAACTGCATTTCCGGAGTCTCTCGACACATTTATTGAAGATGTGAAAATGCATCGCCCGACACTCTTCCTTTCTGTCCCCCGATTGTGGACGCTTTTTCAACAACGCATTCTGGATACCATCTCACAGAAACGGCTTGATCTACTCCTTAAAATTCCATTGATTCGGACCATCATCCGCAATAAGGTTGCCCATGCATTAGGTCTGAATAAAGCGAGAGTTCTCGGCTGTGGCTCGGCACCGGTCTCCCCTGATTTATTACTTTGGTACGATAAACTGGGTCTGCCGATTACGGAAGCTTGGGGAATGACGGAGTCTTTCGCCTACTCAACACTCAATTATCCTTATCAAAAATCTAAAGTTGGTACCGTCGGCCCTGCCGGTCCGGGCGTGACGATCAAAATCGCGGAAGAAGGTGAAGTGTTAGTTCAGAGTCAGGGGCTCTTCAGCGGCTATTACAAAAATGAACAGGCAACCCGTGAAGTCTTAACCGATGATGGCTGGCTGAAAACCGGTGATATTGGCAAGCTTGATTCGGAAGGTTATCTGTCGCTGGTGGGACGAAAAAACGATACCTTTAAAACAGCGAAAGGTAAATTTGTCTCTCCGGTTCCGATTGAGAAAAAACTCTATCAAGCCAGCCGCGTAGAAATGTTATGCCTGATCGGTTTAGGTCTGCCCGGCCCGATCCTGTTGGTGGTCCCACATGATATCCCCAATTTCGATAAAGCCCGATATGAACGTTCAGCCAAACGTATCGTCGAAACGATCAATCAAGAATTGCAATCTCATGAACAAATCAAAGGGGTATTAATGGTCAAGGATGCCTGGAGTATTGAGAATGGTATTCTGACGCCAACACTAAAAATTAAAAGACACTTGCTGGAGAAACAATACCACCAGCTCGGATTACACTGGCCAAAAGATAAACTTGTCGTATGGGAAAATGCGATTTCCGAAAATCATCCATACGGTTAATCTCATGCATGATTTTCGGATACTTGGAACAAAAGGACAAACATAGTAATGAGTGGGATTAATCCCAGAAATATTTTTGGCACTCTTTCTGGGCATCTTCCCGACTCAAACCAATATCATCTAACAGATGCTCCGGCAATTCAGATAATTGTCGGCGTGTCTGATGATTTTGTCGCCAACGCTTTATCAAAGAGTAGATATTCTTAATCCAAAAACGATAAGTATCAATCAAAGGCGGTTGAATTTTATTGACAATCTCGTTCATAGTTTATCCTTGATATATGGTGTTTTCGTGGTTAAATAATTGTCGAAAATAGTTCATGGCACAAACGATAAAATCTGACACTCAATTAAGGAAAACTTAAGTGAAAAGTCGTCTACCGCCTTTACAATCTGTCTATTATTTTTACATGGCTGCAAAATCCGGCAGTTTCAAAACTGCCGCCGAACAACTCTTTGTCAGTCCGGCAGCAATCAGCCAGCAGATTCGTCAGCTAGAAGAATGGTTAAAATGTGAATTGTTTCAACGACAACACAGAAGCGTTCATCTCACAACGGAAGGACAGATTCTGTATAAATATGCGCAAAAAGGCTTTTCCGAACTCCATGCAGGTATCCAATATTTAACTCAGGATCCATCCCCCA
Protein-coding sequences here:
- a CDS encoding AMP-binding protein — protein: MLKGHQTRTDCSTLKTPYECLHHWAQSRPDDIYLKQIKHRRFETYTFAQVADHAQRLVSALQALNLKPEDRVAIISKNCAEWFICDLAIMLGGFVSVPIFPTANEDTIDYCLTHSECKAAFIGKLDDVSAVMEVLNHKSDLISISLPYDSAPHCQHQYNQLIHDHPPSAYQPKHDAQSLMSIVYTSGTSGTPKGAMLSYGGFAWSVSQLSQCIGIKHHDRVFSYLPLAHITERVYIFGSSIFCGLQTAFPESLDTFIEDVKMHRPTLFLSVPRLWTLFQQRILDTISQKRLDLLLKIPLIRTIIRNKVAHALGLNKARVLGCGSAPVSPDLLLWYDKLGLPITEAWGMTESFAYSTLNYPYQKSKVGTVGPAGPGVTIKIAEEGEVLVQSQGLFSGYYKNEQATREVLTDDGWLKTGDIGKLDSEGYLSLVGRKNDTFKTAKGKFVSPVPIEKKLYQASRVEMLCLIGLGLPGPILLVVPHDIPNFDKARYERSAKRIVETINQELQSHEQIKGVLMVKDAWSIENGILTPTLKIKRHLLEKQYHQLGLHWPKDKLVVWENAISENHPYG
- a CDS encoding DUF1127 domain-containing protein; protein product: MNEIVNKIQPPLIDTYRFWIKNIYSLIKRWRQNHQTRRQLSELPEHLLDDIGLSREDAQKECQKYFWD